The Microbacterium foliorum genome has a window encoding:
- a CDS encoding sigma-70 family RNA polymerase sigma factor, producing the protein MDDFTTADGSEPERVVLQPDASVLDALGRGHTLTSALADLIDNSIDAGAGSVSIMFVVKDSMIRSIRIADDGCGMTAHQLADAMTIGRRRQYGSSSLGHFGVGLKGASLSQARVLSVYSTSGHAQPAGMRLAKGQSGNGIIADVIDADAVAAILRLRGVGASGTLVEWTHLESVSVATTLQERRRWIERTILQVRDELGLTFHRLLADGRVRIELVEMDEDSGETGAPRRVRPIDPFGFDRWGINGYPRRLSVQLQGGVVIHADLFVLAPGVESGLIGRSRREAQGLYIYRNGRLLQSGGWGGFRSDLPPDLQLARIAIDLAEDALDAFVINPEKRGVILRPSIVQGLERAVTDGVTLRAFWDACRDAWTQSKRREIRARPFAQLGEGVPSALSGIVEQTVGVREGDDAAVSFDWKLLDHEQLFVFDPPTGIIWLNERHRTRLEQDEGNLSLIKTSLFFLLEPHAGKERLAATTAERLDAMQAGMAANVIPQREAQEVARVDLPIIGGDPKLPRAVVERADPDEPLADPRVAHVHVSGEGLDDFMRGVRKSALLEAEEEVALGAAIEAGLFARERLLQQHGGRVFDQETLDLAFVERAGKRAQDRMVLSNVRLVISIARKYQYNGLELGDLIQEGILGLIHAVKKFDYAQGTKFSTYGTWWIRQAITRALADRGRMIRFPVHVVEKLPEIKQQWNESEGSATERLHAVAEQRAESVGAIRGIVNNLYEPLSLDSTIAVKVDSGSWMPIPVVDVLTESDAFGPEEWAERFDKVRRVNDLLSALSDREQAVMRKRFGMEDGVPQTLDQIGDAFGVTRERIRQIEKKAIESMRRSAGILPQESEARGARQSRDKGAAPGRAAAPRAVKGEAGEEAPVRFDPAAEAAPAAEHTAVPWPTMVRVFGLYSDGWSIARIADAVDTAADDIAAALARCVFDLDEGDVRPLASEHARTALGVPERDRIHQLLTQGLTLSAAGDLTDSPLLLMAWSILDSDERPRLTRRMLSAMRPQEDAAHLARASELS; encoded by the coding sequence ATGGACGACTTCACCACGGCGGACGGATCAGAACCGGAACGAGTCGTGCTGCAACCGGACGCGTCCGTGCTCGATGCGTTGGGCCGTGGACACACTCTTACATCCGCGCTCGCGGATCTGATCGACAACAGCATCGACGCGGGTGCCGGCTCGGTCTCCATCATGTTCGTCGTGAAGGACTCGATGATCCGGTCCATTCGTATCGCCGACGACGGGTGCGGTATGACCGCGCATCAGCTCGCCGACGCTATGACGATCGGACGTCGCAGGCAATATGGGTCTTCATCGCTCGGTCATTTCGGTGTCGGCCTGAAGGGTGCATCGCTCAGCCAGGCGAGGGTCCTATCCGTTTACTCGACGTCGGGTCACGCGCAACCCGCGGGGATGCGATTGGCGAAGGGGCAGAGCGGGAACGGCATCATCGCGGACGTCATCGATGCTGATGCCGTGGCCGCGATCCTCCGACTCCGTGGTGTCGGTGCGTCGGGCACGCTTGTCGAATGGACGCACCTCGAATCTGTATCGGTGGCGACGACCCTCCAGGAGCGGAGGCGTTGGATCGAAAGGACTATCCTGCAGGTTCGCGATGAACTCGGACTGACCTTCCATCGCCTGTTGGCGGACGGCCGGGTACGGATCGAACTCGTGGAGATGGACGAAGACAGCGGCGAAACTGGTGCCCCTCGCCGAGTCAGGCCGATAGATCCATTTGGCTTCGACCGCTGGGGCATCAACGGGTACCCGCGTCGGCTGAGCGTGCAGTTGCAGGGCGGAGTCGTGATCCACGCGGATCTTTTCGTCCTGGCCCCAGGAGTCGAGAGCGGTCTTATCGGCAGATCACGCCGCGAAGCCCAAGGCCTGTACATCTACCGCAACGGGCGCTTGTTGCAGTCGGGCGGTTGGGGTGGCTTCCGCTCAGACCTCCCTCCGGATTTGCAGTTGGCGAGGATCGCGATCGACCTGGCCGAGGATGCGCTCGACGCGTTCGTCATAAACCCGGAGAAGCGTGGTGTCATCCTCCGTCCGAGCATCGTGCAGGGGCTGGAGCGAGCGGTCACCGACGGGGTGACCTTGCGGGCGTTCTGGGATGCGTGCCGTGATGCATGGACGCAGTCGAAGCGCCGAGAGATCAGGGCCAGACCCTTCGCCCAGCTGGGAGAGGGTGTCCCTTCGGCGCTTAGCGGGATCGTCGAGCAGACCGTAGGAGTGCGCGAGGGCGACGACGCTGCCGTGTCGTTCGATTGGAAGCTGCTGGACCATGAGCAGCTGTTCGTCTTCGACCCGCCCACTGGGATCATCTGGTTGAACGAGCGGCATCGAACTCGCCTGGAACAGGACGAGGGGAATCTCTCACTGATCAAGACGAGTCTGTTCTTCCTGCTGGAACCGCATGCCGGCAAGGAACGGCTTGCGGCGACTACTGCGGAGCGGCTCGATGCGATGCAGGCCGGAATGGCTGCGAACGTGATCCCGCAGCGCGAAGCTCAGGAGGTTGCGCGCGTGGATCTGCCGATAATCGGCGGCGATCCGAAACTACCGCGAGCGGTGGTCGAGCGCGCCGATCCGGACGAACCGTTGGCAGACCCGCGGGTAGCTCACGTGCACGTGTCAGGCGAAGGCTTGGACGACTTCATGAGAGGTGTTCGCAAGAGCGCACTACTCGAGGCTGAGGAAGAGGTCGCACTTGGTGCCGCGATCGAAGCAGGACTCTTCGCGCGTGAGCGGCTGCTGCAGCAGCATGGTGGTCGAGTGTTCGACCAGGAGACCCTCGACCTAGCGTTCGTCGAACGAGCAGGAAAGCGGGCGCAGGACCGGATGGTGCTGTCGAACGTCCGTCTCGTCATATCGATCGCGCGGAAGTATCAGTACAACGGGCTCGAGCTCGGCGATCTGATCCAGGAGGGGATCCTCGGGCTGATCCATGCCGTGAAGAAGTTCGACTATGCGCAGGGAACGAAATTCTCCACATACGGCACATGGTGGATCCGTCAAGCGATCACCAGGGCGCTTGCGGATAGAGGACGGATGATCCGGTTTCCGGTTCATGTCGTTGAGAAGCTGCCCGAGATCAAGCAGCAGTGGAACGAATCAGAGGGCAGTGCAACCGAGCGTCTGCACGCGGTCGCGGAGCAGCGCGCTGAGTCGGTCGGTGCGATTCGGGGGATCGTCAACAACCTCTACGAGCCGTTGTCGCTTGACTCGACTATCGCGGTCAAGGTGGACAGCGGTTCGTGGATGCCCATTCCCGTCGTCGACGTACTCACGGAGAGCGACGCGTTCGGTCCCGAAGAGTGGGCGGAGCGTTTTGACAAGGTACGCCGAGTCAATGACCTGCTGAGCGCATTGAGTGACCGCGAACAAGCAGTGATGCGGAAGCGATTCGGAATGGAAGACGGGGTCCCGCAGACACTGGATCAGATCGGTGATGCATTCGGCGTCACCCGGGAACGGATCCGACAAATCGAGAAGAAGGCGATCGAGTCGATGCGTCGTTCTGCGGGGATCCTTCCACAGGAGAGCGAGGCGAGGGGCGCACGACAGTCCAGAGACAAGGGGGCCGCTCCTGGGCGCGCTGCCGCGCCGAGGGCAGTCAAGGGAGAAGCGGGAGAGGAAGCGCCAGTTCGTTTCGATCCCGCAGCGGAGGCCGCTCCGGCGGCGGAGCACACCGCGGTCCCTTGGCCGACGATGGTCAGAGTGTTCGGTCTCTATAGCGACGGATGGTCGATTGCGAGAATTGCCGATGCCGTCGACACCGCGGCCGACGACATCGCAGCGGCGCTTGCACGGTGCGTGTTTGATCTCGACGAGGGCGACGTGCGGCCGCTGGCGAGTGAACACGCGCGCACGGCGCTCGGCGTGCCTGAACGAGACCGCATTCATCAACTGCTCACGCAGGGGCTGACGCTGAGTGCAGCGGGCGATCTGACCGACAGCCCTCTTCTGCTTATGGCATGGTCGATCCTCGACAGCGACGAGCGACCCCGACTGACGCGCCGCATGCTGAGTGCGATGCGGCCGCAGGAGGATGCGGCACACCTTGCTCGCGCCTCCGAGCTCAGCTGA
- a CDS encoding DUF2510 domain-containing protein, whose product MTTPTETPAGWYDDGSGRQRWWDGQQWGNFAGEAENRTPVATLDPASTEPRTKKKLNVLALVSAIVAAIGFIFACIPGALIVGWILLPIAFVLSIVSLFLKGDKKWLGIVGLIVSIIGTIVGIVVFLGVIANAANDAFGGGDTTVSQPVESEQPEEEAAEQPAEEAPAQAAQGSRDNPAPVGTEISNSEWSVVVTSVNPDGNAVVSEANQFNEPAPAGSHYVIVDYTVTYKGSDSSYAAEVMLDLVTSTGNVVNSYDALVVLGNGMGLDELYTGASASGSQAFLVADGETFLVRVQPGILADEAFIQP is encoded by the coding sequence ATGACAACACCGACTGAAACTCCCGCTGGATGGTACGACGACGGCTCCGGCCGTCAGCGCTGGTGGGACGGTCAGCAATGGGGGAACTTCGCCGGTGAGGCCGAGAATCGGACTCCCGTCGCCACCCTCGACCCCGCCTCCACTGAGCCTCGGACGAAAAAGAAGCTCAACGTGCTCGCCCTCGTGTCCGCAATCGTCGCGGCCATCGGCTTCATCTTTGCCTGCATCCCCGGTGCGCTGATCGTCGGTTGGATTCTGTTGCCTATCGCTTTCGTCCTGAGCATCGTCTCTTTGTTCCTCAAGGGGGACAAGAAGTGGCTCGGCATCGTCGGACTCATCGTTTCGATAATCGGAACGATCGTGGGTATCGTCGTTTTCCTCGGCGTCATCGCGAACGCGGCGAATGACGCATTCGGCGGTGGTGACACCACCGTCAGCCAGCCCGTCGAGTCAGAACAACCCGAGGAAGAGGCTGCCGAGCAACCCGCCGAAGAGGCACCTGCCCAGGCCGCTCAGGGGTCCCGCGATAACCCGGCCCCAGTGGGTACTGAGATCAGTAACAGCGAGTGGAGTGTTGTTGTCACCTCGGTGAACCCTGATGGAAACGCAGTGGTGTCCGAGGCGAACCAGTTCAACGAGCCGGCTCCGGCAGGCTCGCACTACGTGATCGTCGACTACACCGTTACGTACAAGGGATCTGACTCCAGCTACGCGGCCGAGGTGATGCTCGACCTCGTCACCTCAACCGGGAACGTCGTCAACAGTTACGACGCCTTGGTCGTGCTCGGTAACGGCATGGGCCTCGATGAGTTGTACACCGGTGCGTCGGCCTCCGGTTCGCAGGCGTTCCTCGTGGCAGACGGGGAGACGTTCCTCGTGCGGGTGCAGCCCGGCATCCTTGCCGATGAGGCATTCATCCAGCCGTAG
- a CDS encoding ATP-dependent nuclease: MGDFVTLQGFVDAGISEPFIRSIRFPRFKNLHGGSVIEFSYPLTALIGPNGTNKSTILRALQGSPNQYDIGDYWFDTPLDPLDQTKGDPHRFIHSYRLPSGAHAEVIKARVGKSSRGADYFETSAPRLRDGMKKMPDPGDSSDEAYRNKTRWRPIEKEVVYLDFRQEIPAYDILMHFNWRKQANQPDEKKKRIRSRAPHVDAAMKGLQAKHELYGANRILEPADELTADELRDVSSILQREYSSVRIVKHDFFNVEGYTASLAVDGRTYSEAYAGSGEFAAIMLVRSISRATPGSLILLDEPETSLHPGAQRELMRFLAKQCVKNKHQVVLATHAPAMVEDLPDNGRKLLDLDSVSGRVRVVAQAATPAQAFSRVGGRIAERTIVVEDSLAKEVVLRAARLRGIDFVRSFSVLPVPGGAETLVSRVVAVQIALDSDCVVLFDGDCRPAEAVLASAEVPDAQLQDELNKVGLKADVLLRNGGNGQQAAHLAQIRRQALEWVQTHVAYLPTTYNPEALILEMIGEPHSGNKDAKARWASRTRQSLKILEGEKVTGEQILSEQVRALATVPDSSPRLLEVLSTLEDLLNQD, from the coding sequence ATGGGTGATTTTGTCACATTGCAGGGCTTTGTCGATGCTGGAATCTCGGAGCCCTTCATCCGGTCTATACGGTTTCCCCGATTTAAGAATCTACACGGCGGAAGCGTCATCGAGTTTTCGTATCCACTGACTGCGTTGATAGGGCCGAACGGTACTAATAAAAGCACGATACTCCGAGCCCTTCAAGGCTCTCCCAACCAGTACGATATTGGAGACTACTGGTTCGACACCCCCCTCGATCCACTGGACCAGACCAAGGGAGATCCTCACCGATTTATCCATTCTTACCGTCTACCGAGCGGAGCTCACGCTGAAGTGATTAAGGCGCGGGTTGGAAAGTCTTCTCGGGGTGCCGACTACTTCGAAACCAGCGCGCCTAGGCTACGTGACGGAATGAAGAAGATGCCGGATCCCGGGGATTCCTCGGATGAGGCGTATCGAAACAAGACGCGCTGGCGGCCGATTGAAAAAGAGGTTGTGTACCTCGACTTCCGCCAGGAGATACCGGCCTACGACATCCTGATGCATTTCAACTGGCGAAAGCAAGCGAATCAGCCGGACGAAAAGAAGAAGCGGATTCGTAGTCGCGCTCCTCATGTGGATGCTGCCATGAAAGGGCTACAGGCCAAGCATGAGTTGTACGGCGCCAATCGTATTCTCGAACCCGCTGACGAGTTGACCGCGGATGAACTCCGCGACGTGAGTTCGATACTGCAGCGCGAATACTCTTCCGTGCGAATTGTTAAACATGACTTCTTCAATGTGGAGGGGTACACGGCGTCGCTTGCTGTCGACGGCAGGACGTACTCTGAGGCGTACGCCGGAAGCGGTGAGTTTGCGGCGATCATGCTCGTGCGGTCGATATCTCGCGCAACGCCTGGCAGCTTGATACTGCTTGATGAGCCCGAGACTTCTCTGCATCCCGGCGCGCAACGTGAGCTGATGCGATTTCTGGCTAAGCAATGCGTAAAGAACAAGCACCAGGTCGTGCTCGCAACGCACGCCCCGGCTATGGTCGAAGATCTTCCGGACAACGGACGGAAGTTGCTCGATCTCGATTCCGTCAGTGGGCGAGTGCGTGTTGTTGCCCAAGCTGCCACTCCCGCCCAAGCCTTCTCGCGCGTCGGCGGCAGGATCGCCGAGCGGACAATCGTTGTTGAAGACTCGCTGGCGAAGGAAGTCGTGCTTCGCGCAGCACGTCTTCGCGGAATCGACTTCGTTCGATCTTTCTCGGTCCTGCCCGTGCCTGGTGGAGCAGAAACGCTGGTGTCACGCGTCGTGGCGGTGCAAATAGCGCTTGACTCCGACTGTGTCGTGCTCTTCGACGGCGACTGTCGACCGGCGGAAGCGGTTCTCGCCTCAGCGGAGGTGCCCGATGCTCAGCTTCAGGACGAACTGAACAAGGTGGGCCTCAAGGCAGACGTGCTTCTCCGGAATGGTGGAAACGGTCAGCAAGCCGCTCACCTCGCTCAAATCAGACGCCAGGCCCTCGAGTGGGTACAGACGCACGTCGCCTACTTGCCAACGACGTACAACCCCGAGGCGCTCATCCTGGAGATGATTGGTGAACCCCACTCCGGTAATAAGGACGCGAAGGCGCGCTGGGCAAGTCGGACTCGACAGTCTCTCAAGATCCTGGAGGGGGAGAAAGTAACGGGGGAGCAGATCCTATCTGAGCAGGTTCGCGCGTTGGCCACTGTGCCAGATTCCTCGCCTCGGTTGCTCGAGGTGCTGTCGACGCTGGAGGATCTCCTGAATCAGGACTAA
- a CDS encoding HNH endonuclease yields MTDLPHLSLFAMPKPVRITGRSSSITNSFVNGVIPVVVPTESELQEALEILGMREHVTCSYCGDTSTEWDHFRPLVEKQRPTGYISEIHNLVPACGKCNQSKGNKHWLTWMRSTARL; encoded by the coding sequence ATGACCGACCTCCCTCATCTCAGCCTGTTCGCTATGCCGAAGCCTGTCCGCATCACCGGGCGCAGTTCGAGCATCACGAACTCGTTTGTGAACGGCGTCATTCCCGTTGTTGTTCCTACCGAGTCCGAGCTGCAGGAAGCGCTGGAGATCCTTGGCATGCGCGAACACGTCACCTGCTCTTACTGCGGCGACACGAGCACGGAGTGGGATCACTTTCGCCCCCTGGTCGAGAAGCAGCGGCCCACCGGGTATATCTCGGAGATTCACAACCTCGTACCGGCGTGCGGTAAGTGCAACCAGAGCAAGGGCAACAAGCATTGGCTCACTTGGATGCGCAGCACCGCTCGGCTATAG
- a CDS encoding HAD family hydrolase: protein MPPIRAVLFDLDGVVRHFDPENVARIERTHELEPGSIEAIAFAPHRLEEVTTGRISRRDWVERIGGDLGNAAAAEEWGSQPFQADEEVLDLADELRANGIRTAILTNGTDTIRAEAAEMNLDAHFDAVFNSAEIGWTKPDARAFQHVLDAMRLAPHEVFFTDDSASKLAGAERLGMPTHLFEGVFGLRSVLQAANVLVDEEVSG, encoded by the coding sequence ATGCCTCCCATCCGCGCCGTGCTCTTCGACCTCGACGGAGTCGTCCGTCACTTCGACCCCGAGAACGTCGCGAGGATCGAGCGGACGCACGAACTCGAACCAGGTTCTATCGAGGCCATCGCCTTCGCTCCACACCGTCTCGAAGAGGTGACGACGGGAAGGATCTCGCGCCGCGACTGGGTCGAGCGGATCGGCGGGGATCTCGGCAACGCCGCAGCCGCCGAGGAGTGGGGCAGCCAGCCGTTCCAGGCTGATGAAGAGGTTCTCGACCTCGCCGACGAACTGCGAGCGAACGGCATCCGCACCGCCATCCTCACGAACGGCACGGACACGATCCGGGCCGAAGCCGCCGAGATGAACCTTGACGCCCACTTCGACGCTGTCTTCAACTCTGCAGAGATCGGCTGGACGAAGCCCGATGCTCGGGCGTTCCAGCACGTCCTCGATGCGATGCGGCTCGCCCCGCACGAGGTGTTCTTCACCGATGACTCGGCCAGCAAGCTCGCCGGGGCCGAGCGGCTCGGGATGCCGACTCACCTCTTCGAGGGTGTGTTTGGCCTTCGCTCGGTGTTGCAGGCGGCGAACGTTCTTGTCGACGAGGAGGTCTCCGGGTGA
- a CDS encoding DNA cytosine methyltransferase — translation MSTIRVIDLFAGAGGLTAGFKQASARFTTVRAVEWDQAAAASYAATFGEGIVFPGSIQDWLEKEDVPSADLIVGGPPCQGFSTLGKRDAEDERNSLWREYMATILKAKPKYFVVENVAAFAKSPQYRLFLAETQPGGELEDYTFQHRVLNAADYGAPQARKRTVIIGHLRTLEFPGWPDLTHQGAHKSVEAAFTEAQIPTDVAGIDFVDDRTTEFEGKEFAGPFVRDELHLGRRYTQLSLDRFATIGPGGNRFDIAKKRPDLLPRCWVKHTSGSADVMGRLRWKDPAVTIRTEFFKPEKGRYLHPEADRAITHFEAAVLQGFPPEHKFVGSKTAIAKQIGNAVPIPLGEAIARKLLESF, via the coding sequence GTGAGTACTATCCGCGTCATAGACCTCTTCGCAGGAGCCGGCGGGCTCACCGCAGGTTTCAAGCAGGCGTCGGCGCGCTTTACGACCGTGCGTGCAGTCGAGTGGGATCAGGCAGCCGCCGCCTCCTATGCTGCGACATTCGGCGAGGGGATCGTCTTCCCGGGGAGCATCCAGGACTGGTTGGAGAAAGAGGACGTGCCGTCTGCGGATCTGATCGTGGGCGGACCGCCGTGCCAGGGATTCTCTACGCTCGGAAAGCGGGACGCGGAGGACGAGCGCAACTCGCTCTGGCGTGAGTACATGGCGACGATCTTGAAGGCGAAGCCAAAATACTTCGTCGTCGAGAACGTCGCCGCATTCGCGAAGTCGCCGCAGTACAGATTGTTCCTGGCGGAAACCCAGCCCGGTGGAGAGCTCGAGGACTACACCTTCCAGCACAGGGTTCTGAACGCCGCCGACTATGGCGCACCACAGGCGCGTAAGCGGACAGTGATCATCGGGCACCTCCGCACTCTGGAGTTCCCCGGATGGCCGGATCTGACGCACCAAGGAGCGCACAAGAGCGTCGAAGCCGCCTTTACCGAGGCGCAGATCCCGACGGACGTCGCGGGCATCGACTTCGTGGACGACCGAACGACCGAGTTCGAGGGCAAGGAGTTCGCGGGGCCGTTCGTACGTGACGAGCTGCACCTTGGTCGGAGATACACGCAACTCTCACTTGACCGGTTCGCCACGATCGGGCCCGGTGGCAATCGCTTCGATATAGCGAAGAAGCGGCCGGATCTGCTCCCGAGGTGCTGGGTGAAGCACACTTCGGGTTCTGCAGATGTGATGGGACGGTTGCGATGGAAAGACCCGGCGGTGACGATACGCACCGAGTTCTTCAAGCCGGAGAAGGGACGCTATCTGCACCCCGAGGCGGACCGTGCGATCACCCACTTCGAGGCTGCGGTGCTCCAGGGGTTCCCGCCCGAACACAAGTTCGTCGGGTCGAAGACCGCTATCGCTAAGCAGATCGGCAACGCGGTGCCGATCCCTCTCGGCGAAGCGATCGCTCGGAAGCTCCTGGAAAGCTTCTGA
- a CDS encoding MarR family winged helix-turn-helix transcriptional regulator, with amino-acid sequence MSTPPPRLSPTELAAYFAFTEVSSLLRHAVEKQLRDVGKLSYVQFQLLARLGDAPDGSQRMTDLADGVVYSRSGLTYQAQSLEERGLVTRGPSPEDERSTIVAITDEGRDVLAKVFPGHIEAVKTHLFESLSAGDVEMLARVMGQVSGHLRAEPPRSAGGRRRKSN; translated from the coding sequence ATGAGCACACCACCCCCTCGCCTCTCCCCGACGGAGCTCGCGGCCTACTTCGCCTTCACAGAGGTGAGCAGCCTGCTGCGGCATGCGGTCGAGAAGCAGCTGCGCGATGTCGGCAAGCTCAGCTACGTGCAGTTCCAGCTGCTCGCCCGGCTCGGCGATGCTCCGGATGGGTCACAGAGGATGACGGATCTTGCCGATGGGGTCGTGTACAGCAGGAGCGGACTGACGTACCAGGCGCAGTCCTTGGAGGAGCGCGGGCTCGTCACGAGAGGGCCGTCACCAGAGGATGAGCGCAGCACCATCGTCGCGATCACGGACGAAGGGCGGGATGTGTTGGCGAAGGTGTTCCCGGGGCACATTGAGGCGGTGAAGACCCATCTGTTCGAGTCGCTCAGCGCGGGGGACGTGGAGATGCTCGCTCGAGTGATGGGGCAGGTCAGTGGGCATCTGCGGGCGGAACCGCCGCGGAGTGCTGGGGGGCGGAGGCGGAAGAGCAATTAG
- a CDS encoding NADP-dependent oxidoreductase has protein sequence MRLRVAASAFNAADNGMRAGFLAIPVVFPHVPGYDVSGTIDAVGDDVDGFAVGDAVIAFLSMATDGGAAEYVIAPADALVAAPTSVPLADAAALPSVALTARQALFDDGGLEAGQRVLIVGAGGVVGKYAIALAKRAGAYVIATASPRSAEAVRAAGADEIIDHTKADVLDAVTDQVDLLLNLAPIEPDEFTALVRLVRDGGIVVSATAWMPAPDDADCGVRSVVVFVRSDAEKLAELASLVDEGVLALEVTRRIPLTELPALHAEAAEGRVAGKMIVVP, from the coding sequence GTGCGGCTGCGCGTCGCAGCATCCGCGTTCAACGCCGCCGACAACGGCATGCGCGCTGGATTCCTGGCCATCCCGGTCGTGTTCCCGCACGTTCCCGGCTACGACGTCTCAGGAACGATCGACGCCGTGGGCGACGACGTCGACGGCTTCGCGGTCGGTGACGCGGTGATCGCCTTCTTGTCGATGGCGACCGACGGCGGAGCGGCGGAGTACGTCATCGCTCCGGCGGATGCACTTGTCGCCGCGCCGACCAGCGTGCCGCTCGCGGATGCCGCAGCGCTCCCGTCAGTCGCGCTGACCGCTCGTCAGGCGCTCTTCGATGACGGCGGCCTCGAGGCGGGGCAGCGCGTGCTCATCGTCGGCGCCGGCGGAGTCGTCGGCAAGTACGCGATCGCCCTGGCGAAGCGTGCGGGTGCGTACGTCATCGCGACGGCCAGCCCGCGCAGCGCCGAGGCAGTGCGCGCAGCGGGTGCCGACGAGATCATCGACCACACCAAGGCCGACGTCCTCGATGCTGTCACCGATCAGGTCGACCTCCTGCTCAACCTGGCTCCCATCGAGCCCGACGAGTTCACCGCCCTGGTGCGACTCGTGCGCGACGGGGGGATCGTCGTGAGCGCCACCGCGTGGATGCCGGCACCCGACGATGCGGATTGTGGTGTGCGGTCTGTGGTCGTGTTCGTGCGGAGTGATGCGGAGAAGCTGGCCGAGCTGGCGTCCTTGGTCGACGAGGGCGTGCTTGCGCTCGAGGTCACGCGGCGGATCCCGCTGACCGAGCTTCCGGCGCTGCACGCGGAGGCTGCAGAAGGTCGGGTTGCGGGCAAGATGATCGTGGTTCCGTGA
- a CDS encoding PD-(D/E)XK motif protein, with protein MTTSDEHPTHLDPRTVEDYFRLGVKTAFPLLQSPFVRMQIDPSRNEIELMTPAEGPDPEVTAFERLSFARVSQGEQEWFRLTVDARDMHYEGYVLIESVVDQLRAGASFRHSVSEAVFALKDLVASRRRLTEEKELGLIGELLVLRHAVEATDETAAIGSWMGPLAEEHDFAFIDFDAEVKTTKSESRTHLIGSDTQLEPSPGRPLHLVSIQVTRAGNADTGFTLPDLIGEVRSLLNQTLRTFDAALEGLGWHPEDADLYKVAYSLRSTPRAYFVDDEFPAITSARLDKVVPRRPHVSSVTYRVNVTDLDHSSVDFPLADFCEAPA; from the coding sequence ATGACGACGAGCGATGAGCACCCTACCCACCTCGATCCGAGAACCGTCGAGGACTACTTCCGCCTCGGCGTCAAGACGGCCTTCCCCCTGTTGCAGTCGCCGTTCGTTCGAATGCAGATCGATCCGAGCCGCAACGAGATCGAACTGATGACTCCAGCGGAGGGCCCGGATCCCGAAGTGACGGCGTTCGAGCGGCTGTCTTTCGCGCGAGTCTCGCAGGGAGAGCAGGAGTGGTTCCGCCTTACCGTCGATGCTCGCGACATGCATTACGAGGGATACGTCCTGATCGAATCCGTCGTCGATCAGTTGCGCGCCGGCGCCTCGTTCCGGCACTCAGTATCAGAGGCGGTCTTCGCACTCAAGGACCTCGTAGCCAGTCGTCGACGTCTCACGGAGGAGAAGGAACTCGGGCTGATCGGAGAGCTCCTCGTTCTGCGTCACGCCGTCGAGGCGACGGACGAGACGGCCGCCATCGGATCCTGGATGGGTCCGCTTGCGGAGGAGCACGACTTCGCCTTCATCGATTTCGATGCTGAAGTGAAGACGACGAAATCTGAGTCCCGCACCCACCTCATCGGGTCTGACACGCAACTCGAGCCGTCGCCGGGCAGGCCATTGCACCTCGTCTCCATCCAGGTGACCCGCGCTGGCAACGCCGACACAGGATTCACCCTTCCGGACCTCATCGGCGAGGTGCGATCACTGCTCAATCAAACGCTTCGAACCTTCGACGCTGCGCTGGAAGGGCTGGGATGGCATCCGGAAGATGCCGACCTGTACAAAGTCGCCTATTCGCTGCGCTCCACGCCACGGGCGTACTTCGTGGACGACGAGTTCCCGGCGATCACCTCCGCACGCCTCGACAAAGTCGTGCCGAGGCGACCCCATGTCAGTAGCGTCACCTACCGTGTGAACGTGACCGATCTTGACCACTCCTCCGTCGACTTCCCGCTCGCCGACTTCTGTGAGGCACCCGCATGA